The following are from one region of the Deinococcus budaensis genome:
- a CDS encoding DUF3105 domain-containing protein — MKRLLCLALLPLSLAACGQSGIEGLKTFEYQGGDHRTGSLVYAETPPAGGAHNASWQNCGVYDQPLYNEYAVHSLEHGAVWVTYRPDLPQQEVAALKTLVDGRPYTLLSPYEGLPSPVMISAWNAQLPVESASDERLGVFLDRYEQGPTAPERGAACSGGYGGTR, encoded by the coding sequence ATGAAACGCCTCCTGTGCCTGGCCCTGCTGCCCCTTTCCCTCGCCGCCTGCGGACAGAGCGGCATCGAGGGCCTGAAGACCTTCGAGTACCAGGGGGGCGACCACCGCACCGGCTCGCTGGTCTACGCCGAGACCCCCCCGGCGGGCGGCGCCCACAACGCGAGCTGGCAAAACTGCGGCGTGTACGACCAGCCGCTTTACAACGAGTACGCCGTCCACAGCCTGGAACACGGCGCCGTGTGGGTCACCTACCGTCCCGACCTGCCGCAACAGGAGGTGGCGGCCTTGAAAACCCTGGTCGATGGCCGCCCCTACACCCTGCTCAGCCCCTACGAGGGCCTGCCCAGCCCGGTCATGATCAGCGCCTGGAACGCCCAGCTGCCGGTCGAGAGCGCCTCCGACGAGCGCCTGGGGGTCTTTCTCGACAGGTACGAGCAGGGGCCGACCGCCCCCGAGCGCGGCGCGGCCTGCTCCGGCGGATACGGGGGCACGCGCTGA
- a CDS encoding alpha/beta fold hydrolase, with product MSRSFSVLHGGLPVSVTGAGQGDPALVLLSGLGDPASWWWTFPLPEEALPHWRGVPGSPQPGIAPDLSAWTRVVSYDRAGVAASPAPAHDRTWADLYGELDAVIQALRSPLPPVLVGHSLGGMLASTYARRRPGRVGGLALLDPTPPPLSAPPPVPLLEPLALTPFGPDELAPGSFGSLPLVLLAPARPPTPAEAPGRTQEQLSARFRARRARHLEWLAASTRSRAVWVEHPDHYVHLEEPGAVVDAVRQLWQEVAGRQR from the coding sequence TTGAGCCGTTCTTTCAGCGTTCTCCACGGCGGGCTGCCCGTGTCCGTCACCGGGGCGGGCCAGGGAGACCCCGCCCTGGTCCTGCTGTCCGGTCTGGGCGACCCGGCCTCTTGGTGGTGGACGTTCCCCCTGCCGGAGGAGGCGTTGCCCCACTGGCGAGGTGTGCCTGGCAGTCCGCAGCCGGGAATCGCCCCCGACCTCTCGGCCTGGACGCGGGTGGTGAGCTATGACCGCGCTGGGGTGGCCGCCAGCCCCGCGCCCGCCCATGACCGGACCTGGGCGGACCTGTACGGGGAACTGGACGCCGTGATTCAGGCGCTCCGCAGCCCCCTTCCACCGGTCCTGGTCGGCCACTCGCTGGGGGGCATGCTCGCCTCAACCTACGCGCGGCGCCGTCCGGGGCGGGTGGGCGGTCTGGCGCTGCTGGACCCGACCCCGCCGCCCCTTTCCGCGCCGCCCCCCGTACCCCTGCTGGAACCCCTGGCGCTGACGCCTTTTGGACCGGACGAGCTGGCGCCGGGCAGCTTCGGGAGCCTGCCGCTGGTGCTGCTTGCGCCTGCACGGCCGCCCACCCCCGCCGAGGCCCCGGGCCGGACCCAGGAGCAGCTCAGCGCCCGCTTTCGTGCCCGGCGCGCCCGGCATCTCGAATGGCTCGCCGCGTCCACCCGCAGCCGCGCCGTCTGGGTGGAGCACCCGGACCATTATGTCCATCTGGAGGAGCCGGGAGCCGTCGTGGACGCGGTGCGGCAGCTGTGGCAGGAGGTCGCCGGGCGGCAGCGATAA
- a CDS encoding universal stress protein, with amino-acid sequence MTDPLIFTAARGEASGTDAAPEGSSFQRILIGTDFSATADHALELARTRFPGARRRLVHVTDARVTATPDLMGGLTPASLDPSLLHTLEDADASRLARLVQEGEESELLVGDPVTGLLDAAARWEADLIVVGTHSRGAIEHFFVGSSAEKLVARSPLPVLTVRLPGEATR; translated from the coding sequence ATGACCGACCCCCTGATTTTTACGGCGGCCAGAGGCGAGGCTTCCGGGACAGACGCGGCCCCAGAGGGTTCTTCCTTTCAGCGGATCCTGATCGGCACCGACTTTTCCGCCACCGCCGACCACGCCCTGGAGCTGGCCCGCACCCGCTTTCCCGGCGCGCGGCGGCGGCTGGTCCACGTGACCGACGCGCGGGTGACCGCCACGCCCGACCTGATGGGCGGCCTGACCCCGGCCAGCCTGGACCCCTCGCTGCTGCACACCCTGGAGGACGCCGACGCGAGCCGCCTGGCGCGGCTGGTGCAGGAGGGCGAGGAAAGCGAGCTGCTGGTGGGCGACCCGGTGACGGGTCTGCTGGACGCCGCCGCGCGCTGGGAGGCCGACCTGATCGTGGTGGGCACCCACTCGCGCGGGGCCATCGAGCACTTCTTCGTGGGCAGCAGCGCCGAGAAACTGGTCGCGCGCAGCCCGCTGCCGGTGCTGACCGTGCGCCTGCCCGGCGAGGCCACGCGGTGA
- a CDS encoding sulfurtransferase has product MTSPGAPLKSAAWLAEHLTDPRVRVLDCRYALTDPLVGRLAYLAGHVPGAVYADLETDLSGPVRPGGAGGRHPLPDPAALARWLGGVGIGNAHVVVAYDDPSTGQGFYAARAWWLLRWLGHREVYVLDGGWPAFLAAGGRPSTQEPDHAPTTFTPDVQPDMVATAEDVQRRAAGTLLIDARAPARYRGDVEPLDRKAGHIPGAVNREWAGALDERGHWRGAEAQAARLRAGDAPTITYCGSGISATPNLLARELAGVPLGPDNRLYAGSWSDWVSDEARPVATGEEPA; this is encoded by the coding sequence ATGACCTCCCCCGGCGCTCCGCTCAAATCTGCCGCCTGGCTGGCCGAGCACCTGACGGACCCCCGGGTCCGGGTGCTGGACTGCCGCTACGCCCTGACCGACCCGCTGGTGGGCCGTCTGGCCTACCTGGCAGGCCACGTGCCCGGCGCGGTCTACGCCGACCTGGAAACCGATCTGAGCGGCCCGGTGCGCCCGGGCGGGGCGGGCGGGCGCCACCCGCTGCCCGACCCGGCGGCGCTGGCAAGGTGGCTGGGGGGCGTGGGCATCGGCAATGCCCATGTGGTCGTCGCCTACGACGATCCCAGCACGGGGCAGGGCTTTTACGCCGCGCGGGCGTGGTGGCTGCTGCGCTGGCTGGGGCACCGTGAGGTCTACGTGCTTGACGGCGGCTGGCCCGCCTTCCTGGCAGCGGGCGGGCGGCCCAGCACCCAGGAACCCGACCACGCGCCCACGACCTTCACGCCCGATGTGCAGCCTGACATGGTCGCCACTGCCGAGGACGTGCAGCGCCGGGCGGCAGGCACCCTCCTGATCGACGCCCGCGCCCCGGCCCGCTACCGGGGCGACGTGGAGCCGCTCGACCGCAAGGCCGGGCATATTCCCGGCGCCGTGAACCGTGAGTGGGCCGGGGCGCTCGACGAACGCGGCCACTGGCGCGGCGCCGAGGCGCAGGCCGCGCGGCTCCGCGCCGGAGACGCCCCGACGATCACCTACTGCGGCAGCGGCATCTCGGCCACCCCGAACCTGCTGGCGCGCGAGCTGGCGGGGGTGCCGCTGGGGCCGGACAACCGCCTGTACGCCGGGTCGTGGAGCGACTGGGTCAGCGACGAGGCGCGGCCAGTGGCGACGGGGGAAGAACCCGCCTGA
- a CDS encoding 3'-5' exonuclease: MPDPSTSSLPALHQPVVFVDTETGGRDPAHHPLLTVGLVTLTPAGEVTRPLHLRLRHAQYDVEPDAMAVNGIDLAAHDAAAQPPEEVADAIRAYAREAGRVMLGGHNLSFDTGFLRPLLPDLSTLFRRGRVDTKLSAQFLIHAGLLPRKVGTGLDRLAGHFGFAYRAHDALEDAAVTARVYAELLRLTAQSTSNRE, translated from the coding sequence ATGCCCGACCCCTCCACCTCTTCCCTGCCCGCGCTGCACCAGCCGGTCGTGTTCGTGGACACCGAGACGGGTGGGCGCGACCCGGCCCACCACCCGCTGCTCACCGTCGGCCTGGTCACCCTGACCCCGGCGGGCGAGGTCACCCGGCCGCTGCACCTGCGGCTGCGCCACGCGCAGTACGACGTGGAACCCGACGCGATGGCGGTCAACGGCATCGACCTCGCCGCGCACGACGCCGCCGCCCAGCCCCCGGAGGAGGTGGCTGACGCGATCCGCGCCTACGCCCGGGAGGCGGGCCGGGTGATGCTGGGCGGGCACAACCTGAGTTTCGACACCGGTTTTCTGCGCCCGCTGCTGCCCGACCTGTCCACCCTCTTTCGCCGCGGGCGGGTGGACACCAAGCTCAGCGCCCAGTTCCTGATTCACGCGGGGCTGCTGCCGCGCAAGGTGGGCACCGGCCTCGACCGGCTTGCCGGGCACTTCGGATTCGCGTACCGGGCGCACGACGCGCTGGAAGACGCGGCAGTTACGGCCCGGGTGTATGCCGAGCTGCTGCGGCTGACAGCGCAGTCCACCAGCAACAGAGAATAA
- a CDS encoding L-lactate dehydrogenase produces the protein MKVGVLGAGLVGATAAYALTLRGSCSDLVLVDKDEARARAEAQDIAHAAPVSHGTRVGSGGYAALAECRVVIVAAGANQQPGESRLDLLDKNAAIFREVIPQVARHAPDAVLLIATNPVDILTELAGQLAPGQPVLGSGTVLDSARFRHLIAERAGVDATHVHGYVLGEHGDSEVLAWSTASVAGLPVAEFMAARGLEWSDAVRGEIDAGTRDAAAEIIQGKRATYYGIGAALARITEAILGDRRAVLTISAPTADYGVCLSLPRIVGGRGVEATLAPSLTAEEQAALEASADVLRETGQRLAESGQG, from the coding sequence GTGAAGGTCGGGGTTCTCGGGGCCGGGCTGGTCGGGGCGACCGCCGCCTACGCCTTGACGCTGCGCGGCTCGTGCAGCGACCTGGTGCTGGTGGACAAGGACGAGGCCCGCGCCCGCGCGGAAGCCCAGGACATCGCGCACGCCGCGCCAGTCAGCCACGGTACCCGGGTGGGCAGCGGCGGGTACGCGGCCCTGGCGGAGTGCCGGGTGGTCATCGTCGCCGCCGGGGCCAACCAGCAGCCCGGCGAGAGCCGGTTGGACCTGCTGGACAAGAATGCTGCGATCTTCCGCGAGGTGATTCCGCAGGTGGCCCGGCACGCGCCGGACGCCGTGCTGCTGATCGCCACCAACCCGGTGGACATCCTGACCGAACTGGCGGGCCAGCTCGCGCCGGGGCAGCCGGTGCTGGGGTCGGGCACGGTGCTGGACTCGGCGCGCTTCCGGCACCTGATCGCGGAGCGCGCGGGTGTGGACGCCACCCATGTCCACGGCTACGTGCTGGGCGAGCACGGCGACAGCGAGGTCCTGGCCTGGAGCACCGCCAGCGTGGCGGGCCTGCCGGTGGCCGAGTTCATGGCGGCGCGCGGCCTGGAGTGGTCGGACGCGGTACGCGGCGAGATCGACGCCGGCACCCGCGACGCCGCCGCCGAGATCATCCAGGGCAAGCGCGCGACCTACTACGGCATCGGCGCGGCGCTGGCCCGCATCACCGAAGCGATTCTGGGTGACCGCCGCGCCGTTCTCACCATCAGCGCGCCCACTGCCGACTACGGCGTCTGCCTCAGCCTGCCGCGCATCGTGGGCGGGCGGGGCGTGGAGGCCACCCTGGCGCCTAGCCTGACCGCCGAGGAACAGGCGGCCCTGGAGGCCAGCGCTGACGTGCTGCGCGAGACAGGGCAGCGGCTGGCGGAATCGGGCCAGGGCTGA
- a CDS encoding MBL fold metallo-hydrolase RNA specificity domain-containing protein produces MRLRSLGAALTVTGSAHLLSVDGGVAGAQVLFDCGLFQGEAELEARNREAFPFDPAELAAVVLTHAHLDHVGRLPLLVRRGYRGPVYCTAPTAALAETVLLDSARLQVEGYRHALRRARREGREGEVPEPLYDEADVHRTLDLLRPTLRFGDTARVGPLRVTPGRAGHILGSASLLVEHAGERLLLSGDLGNRGSGLQLDFEPPPPADAVVLEATYAGRTHRAWPGTRAEFADVLRDSVRAGGKILIPTFALERAQLILATLRDLMESGEVPRIPVFLDSPMAARATRAYFEYGAELVPPVREALARGEDPFRPSTLHVVPTGAESRRLHRYDGPAIILAGNGMMTGGRIGHHLRCHLGKSSTRLVIVSYQSPGSLGGRILAGAPRVQIMGEEVEVRARVHTIGGFSAHADQDDLLAFLASTGTPRVWLVHGEVEVMEGFLPVLAARGLTANLMPDHHPVDPLTTTFPGGRPPGLRDGDRPVRVRDE; encoded by the coding sequence ATGCGACTGCGGAGTCTGGGGGCGGCGCTGACGGTGACGGGCAGCGCCCACCTGCTGAGCGTGGACGGCGGCGTGGCGGGCGCGCAGGTGCTGTTCGACTGCGGCCTCTTTCAGGGCGAGGCCGAGCTGGAGGCGCGCAACCGCGAGGCCTTTCCCTTCGACCCCGCCGAGCTGGCGGCGGTGGTCCTGACCCACGCGCATCTCGACCACGTCGGGCGGCTGCCGCTGCTGGTGCGCCGGGGTTACCGGGGGCCGGTGTACTGCACCGCGCCGACGGCGGCGCTGGCCGAGACGGTGTTGCTCGACTCGGCCCGCTTGCAGGTGGAGGGCTACCGCCACGCCCTGCGCCGCGCCCGCCGCGAGGGCCGCGAAGGCGAGGTGCCTGAGCCGCTCTACGACGAGGCGGACGTTCACCGCACCCTCGACCTGCTGCGGCCCACCCTGCGCTTCGGGGACACGGCGCGGGTGGGGCCGCTGCGGGTCACGCCGGGGCGGGCCGGGCACATCCTGGGCAGCGCCTCCCTGCTGGTCGAGCACGCGGGGGAGCGGCTGCTCCTCTCGGGCGACCTGGGCAACCGAGGGAGCGGCCTGCAACTCGATTTCGAGCCGCCGCCCCCCGCCGACGCGGTGGTGCTGGAAGCCACCTACGCGGGCCGCACCCACCGCGCCTGGCCCGGCACCCGCGCCGAGTTCGCGGACGTGCTGCGGGACAGCGTCCGGGCAGGCGGCAAGATCCTGATTCCGACCTTCGCGCTGGAGCGCGCCCAGCTCATCCTCGCGACCCTGCGCGACCTGATGGAGTCCGGCGAGGTCCCGCGCATCCCGGTCTTTCTGGATTCTCCGATGGCGGCCCGCGCCACCCGCGCCTATTTCGAGTACGGCGCGGAACTCGTGCCGCCCGTCCGCGAGGCGCTGGCGCGCGGTGAGGACCCCTTCCGGCCCTCCACGCTGCACGTCGTGCCCACCGGCGCCGAGTCGCGGCGGCTGCACCGCTACGACGGCCCCGCGATCATCCTGGCCGGCAACGGCATGATGACCGGCGGTCGCATTGGGCACCACCTGCGCTGCCACCTCGGAAAGTCCAGCACCCGCCTGGTGATCGTGAGTTACCAGTCGCCCGGCAGCCTGGGGGGCCGCATCCTCGCGGGCGCGCCGCGGGTGCAGATCATGGGCGAGGAGGTCGAGGTCCGCGCCCGGGTCCACACCATCGGTGGCTTTTCAGCCCACGCCGACCAGGACGACCTGCTGGCCTTTCTCGCCTCCACCGGCACCCCGCGCGTGTGGCTGGTCCACGGCGAGGTGGAGGTGATGGAGGGCTTTTTGCCGGTGCTCGCGGCGCGCGGCCTGACCGCCAACCTGATGCCCGACCACCACCCGGTCGATCCCCTCACGACGACTTTTCCGGGGGGCCGTCCGCCGGGGCTGCGGGATGGGGACAGGCCAGTGCGTGTACGGGACGAATAA